One window of the Larus michahellis chromosome 24, bLarMic1.1, whole genome shotgun sequence genome contains the following:
- the LOC141734704 gene encoding transmembrane protein 107-like, producing the protein MPPRGLLVPARFLALTAHLVLLVLLVGDTDSPVRASLPPDFSAEEYARAQRWLGGALGGALGLLGVEFVGFFSGVSMFRPGQSLFSLGAHVAAALGLALALLEDWDGGSFWLLFGLCSVPPAVTEALLLVSILGCRRRAL; encoded by the exons atGCCGCCCCGGGGGCTGCTGGTCCCCGCCCGGTTCCTGGCCCTGACGGCGCatctggtgctgctggtgctgctggtcgGGGACACG gactcccccGTCCGGGCCTCGCTGCCCCCTGACTTTTCGGCGGAGGAATACGCCCGTGCCCAGCGGTG gctggggggggcccttgggggggccctggggctgctgggggtcgaGTTCGTCGGGTTCTTCTCGGGGGTCTCCATGTTCCGGCCCGGGCAGAGCCTCTTCT cgctgggggcccACGTGGCGGCTGCCctgggcctggccctggccctgctggaggACTGGGACGGCGGCTCGTTCTGGCTCCTCTTCGGCCTCTgcag cgTCCCCCCCGCTGTCACCGAGGCGCTGCTGCTGGTCTCCATTCTGGGGTGCAGGAGAAGAGCCCTctga